One Dysidea avara chromosome 7, odDysAvar1.4, whole genome shotgun sequence genomic region harbors:
- the LOC136260912 gene encoding cilia- and flagella-associated protein 100-like, with protein sequence MSATATQSVLTARKEQVTPSPSTHSRSRISTIDEYEANPFVMPPESDIFVLREKERLQAKQDRIRQRSMKVHEKSTYASRMNAKGTSFRQRIQTPEKNTAQKGEIGEDTQFILTTTKDQRIEKEDINSYIAKKREMFLVQYSLGVKRDEISKLEEIAKAEEQKLVTAEKYLEDSATMFDDFLKENDKNSVEAIKKSEAATKAKLDKVAEIKRINAQIMAIRSEISRNEDQLSELLLYKDFLDSLAPPEWIDERDRRNQTRQRVNSRLSNRALKSPSVTGEFTTRSPTVTIQVASQDGETDDFIEDMTELYFTDPQQLLDIFSELEEQNLSLIQNSQETEETLEEMRQTRAMTEQRLNKETASLKRQIESLQAAIEREEEKGNDLEIKSKMFYYGEFKAEDQEMMLDALNKKVTEVYHKCIGGNEASINTLQMLTNIENRLEELFEEIESLPPEKVEAAEKAKEKERRLRQREEKLAEQRLHQEERLRRALERAQADPKKRMGRKLVYRSEPPMLKRKQQDAANKKDKEEEELQYYFT encoded by the exons ATGTCTGCTACAGCCACCCAAAGCGTGTTAACTGCAA GGAAAGAGCAGGTGACTCCCTCCCCGTCTACACATTCCCGATCACGAATATCCACTA TTGATGAATATGAGGCTAACCCATTTGTCATGCCTCCGGAAAGTGACATATTCGTTCTGCGAGAAAAGGAAAGATTACAGGCAAAACAG GATCGTATTAGGCAGCGATCGATGAAAGTACATGAGAAGTCAACCTATGCTTCACGTATGAATGCTAAGGGTACCAGCTTCAGACAAAGAATTCAGACACCAGAAAAGAATACTGCTCAAAAGGGAGAGATTGGAGAAGATACACAGTTCATCTTAACTACCACAAAGG ATCAGAGGATTGAAAAAGAAGACATAAACAGTTACATTGCTAAGAAACGAGAAATGTTTTTAGTGCAGTATTCACTTGGGGTAAAGAGAGATGAGATAAGCAAATTGGAAGAAATTGCAAAG GCTGAAGAGCAGAAACTTGTTACAGCAGAAAAGTATTTGGAAGATAGTGCAACAATGTTTGATGACTTCTTGAAAGAGAATGATAAAAACTCGGTTGAGGCAATCAAAAA ATCTGAGGCAGCCACCAAAGCTAAACTTGACAAGGTAGCTGAGATCAAACGAATCAATGCACAAATTATGGCCATCAGGAG TGAGATATCTCGTAATGAAGACCAACTATCAGAATTACTACTCTACAAAGATTTCCTTGACTCCTTGGCTCCACCT GAATGGATTGATGAGAGAGATAGAAGAAATCAAACCAGACAA AGAGTGAACAGCAGACTGTCAAACAGAGCACTCAAA TCTCCTTCAGTTACTGGCGAGTTCACTACCAGGTCACCAACAGTCACTAT TCAAGTTGCTTCTCAAGATGGTGAAACTGATGATTTTATTGAG GATATGACTGAACTGTACTTTACTGACCCTCAACAATTATTGGACATCTTCTCAGAGCTAGAGGAACAGAACTTATCACTGATACAGAACAGTCAAGAGACTGAAGAGACACTTGAAGAGATGAGACAAACTAGAGCAATGACAGAACAGAGACT GAACAAAGAGACTGCCAGTCTCAAGCGACAGATCGAGAGCTTACAAGCTGCCATAGAGAGAGAAGAGGAGAAAGGAAATGACTTGGAAATTAAGTCAAA GATGTTTTACTATGGTGAGTTCAAAGCTGAAGATCAGGAGATGATGTTAGATGCACTAAACAAAAAGGTGACTGAAGTCTACCACAAATGCATAGGTGGAAATGAGGCAAGCATCAA CACACTTCAAATGTTAACAAATATTGAGAACAGATTGGAAGAACTATTTGAAGAAATTGAGAGCCTCCCACCAGAGAAGGTGGAAGCAGCAGAAAAG GCCAAAGAAAAAGAACGCCGACTCCGTCAAAGAGAAGAGAAACTTGCAGAACAGCGACTACACCAAGAAGAGAGATTAAGAAGAGCTCTAGAGAGAGCACAAGCTGATCCTAAAAAGAGG ATGGGTCGTAAATTGGTATACCGTTCTGAACCACCAATGCTGAAG
- the LOC136260915 gene encoding probable imidazolonepropionase, which yields MAAFRLRIKHASQVVLICKNGERVLAGKSMKSVATLEATSSDGLSVVADDAGLVHAVGTDTAIDTMLPNCNYTQEIDASGMCVLPGLVDAHTHPVWAGDRVHEFAMKLAGATYMDIHSKGGGIGYTVKCTCQASEEELYSSLRSRLDSMLKNGTTLVEAKSGYGLDKENEVKMLRVIERARREHAIGISSTFCGAHSIPSGSTMEQATKDVIDVQIPHISKLMLSGDLTVDSIDVFCEKGVFDLDCTRQILVAGKAINLPANFHGDELHPMNAAELSAEMGARAISHLEEVSDNGIAAIATAGVVAVLLPTTAYVLRLKRPPARKMIDEGVAVALGSDFNPNAFCMSMPMVMNLACVNLHLTMPEALVAATLNAAAALGKSDKFGSIENGKVADLIIINAPKWEHLIYQFGCHDQLIKYIIKSGCIVHHNVTV from the exons ATGGCTGCGTTTCGTCTGAGGATAAAGCATGCATCTCAGGTTGTGCTTATCTGTAAAAATGGTGAACGTGTCTTGGCGGGAAAGAGCATGAAGTCTGTAGCAACGCTCGAAGCAACTTCGTCCGATGGTTTGAGCGTGGTAGCGGACGATGCCGGCTTGGTGCACGCCGTGGGTACAGATACTGCAATTGATACAATGTTGCCAAACTGCAACTACACACAAGAGATTGATGCTAGTGGTATGTGTGTCTTGCCAGGTCTGGTGGATGCACACACTCATCCAGTTTGGGCGGGTGATAGAGTACACGAATTTGCTATGAAG TTAGCAGGTGCCACATATATGGACATTCATTCAAAAGGAGGTGGAATAGGTTACACTGTGAAGTGTACATGTCAGGCCAGCGAGGAAGAACTGTACTCCTCCCTAAGAAGCAGACTTGACTCCATGTTGAAAAATGGAACCACACTAGTAGAGGCAAAAAGTGGCTATGGACTAGACAAGGAAAATGAGGTGAAGATGTTACGTGTCATAGAACGAGCAAGACGTGAACATGCTATTGGTATATCCAGCACATTTTGTGGAGCTCACTCCATTCCAAG TGGTAGTACAATGGAACAGGCAACTAAGGATGTCATAGATGTGCAGATCCCTCACATTAGTAAACTGATGCTATCTGGAGATCTAACTGTTGATAGTATTGATGTGTTCTGTGAAAAGGGAGTGTTTGACCTGGACTGTACTCGGCAGATCCTTGTAGCAGGAAAGGCCATCAACCTTCCAGCTAACTTTCATGGAGATGAACTACATCCCATGAATGCAGCAGAG CTGAGTGCCGAAATGGGTGCCAGAGCAATCAGTCACTTGGAAGAAGTCAGTGATAATGGTATTGCAGCTATAGCAACTGCTGGAGTTGTGGCAGTATTGCTACCAACAACGGCATATGTGTTACGTCTGAAACGTCCTCCAGCCAGGAAAATGATTGATGAAG GTGTTGCAGTGGCACTTGGAAGTGATTTCAATCCCAATGCTTTCTGCATGTCAATG CCGATGGTGATGAATCTTGCTTGTGTTAACTTGCATCTTACCATGCCTGAGGCGTTAGTTGCTGCTACACTGAATGCTGCTGCTGCCCTGGGAAAATCAGACAAGTTTGGATCCATCGAAAATGGAAAAGTTGCTGATCTTATTATTATAAATGCTCCCAA GTGGGAACACTTGATCTACCAGTTTGGTTGTCATGATCAGCTCATCAAATACATCATCAAGTCTGGCTGCATCGTTCATCATAATGTCACTGTGTAA
- the LOC136260909 gene encoding NLR family CARD domain-containing protein 3-like, translating into MMTEAKKLKHEQHSKYRKVFQDYYQKLSIALPTNELLPSLLSIEVITMDQKEEIQAKETSSLRACALLDGPIWSGVNSGYPDTFIRLLCLMRLHNPTCEKLSEEICVNLNISDDVIKEVTSLVSSKTLLQCKWLNLISCMSNYRQQLQKKYKSLQLTSPDELLECRPSEYVSLKLTLVDKRTKRNREELVSGLLDNVMRCSKHPSQEATLTLAGVLNVKDEEKKLILIEGGPGMGKSTLAIKMCKCWADCELLEEYDAVILLPLRDPEIQAAKSIKDFLLILDEELRDQVYKEIAKHNGDKICFILEGYDELPDDLQRAPVFAKLMDKLPKCTIMYTSRPEACDRIRQLATRRIEIDGFKEEQVYDYISSAFENEENGKEKASKLTSQVKSNPSIRSILYVPINVAIVCHLFLLNLSLPNTLTQLYTLLCLNLILRHITKQSDNEVDCLESLQDLPTPYSEQFYQLCLLSYRGSENDKIVFSSRELNNYGIDVSKMSGLGLLHIAPSTSVYGREKSCNFLHLTVQEFCAAFYISVLPPQEQRHIYQFNNRFRMIWKFYAGITTLNNKEIFHCMLPSKWVKSKYKKRRIVELLHCLYEAQNDELIQLLGDHLDGNIDLSFCRLDQISCSALSYLLEQYRGVLKLVNVGWCHIGDEGCRILLTALMSCNVNSSQLHLRMYGNDITDDCSSLIASLLSSKYPIIKLDIGDNKLSDHINIFQSLNDNNIMTELSLSLHSLLGYSSLTLLDMKSLGKMLSINKTLTVLDISYNDIGSDGCQYLADCRNISLSELIMSHCKLGVSGADKIGEMIHYNRSISSVDLSSNDIGDNGVEKLVGQLRGNTTLKHLNLRVNGITVIGAKHLKGLLTTRSSLNKIELSYNPLGDNGVDIILQSLTIIMEYVGLYDTGMISCCLSLPKALHNVKSISFTVPSVCDTISDSLANTVMLEHVELYHGSDAAYHTMISGISRNSSINKLEFIRGVLHRQTVLSLVQVLKVNKTITTLTILSVNISPSDCVLLAEVLTINNTVRELRIMPSYKMLDQSTVLQIVKQLQQNYTLELLVLRITDEDKVDDQFIRNVEILTKQHNNNRQSHGVTTPLQVKLSRL; encoded by the exons ATGATGACTGAAGCAAAGAAGCTCAAACACGAACAACATTCTAAATATCGAAAGGTGTTTCAGGATTATTACCAAAAGTTATCCATCGCTCTACCGACAAATGAACTGCTCCCAAGCCTTTTAAGTATTGAGGTGATCACGATGGATCAAAAGGAGGAGATACAGGCCAAGGAAACGTCATCATTGAGGGCGTGTGCGTTGTTAGATGGACCGATTTGGAGTGGGGTAAATAGCGGTTATCCGGATACTTTTATCAGATTGTTGTGTCTAATGCGTTTACATAATCCTACTTGTGAGAAGTTGTCTGAAGAAATTTGTGTAAACCTGAACATCTCTGATGACGTCATCAAGGAAGTGACCTCACTAGTATCAA GTAAAACATTATTGCAGTGTAAATGGTTGAATTTGATCAGTTGCATGTCAAATTATCGTCAGCAGTTACAGAAAAAATACAAATCTTTGCAATTAACTTCACCAGATGAACTGTTAGAGTGTCGACCATCAGAATATGTTAGTCTAAAATTAACACTTGTTGACAAGAGAACAAAGAGAAACAGAGAAGAATTAGTGTCTGGTTTACTGGACAATGTTATGAGATGTAGCAAACACCCTTCACAAGAGGCTACACTGACCCTAGCTGGTGTACTAAATGTTAAAGATGAGGAGAAGAAACTGATCCTTATTGAAGGAGGACCAGGAATGGGGAAGAGTACGTTGGCCATTAAGATGTGTAAGTGTTGGGCAGATTGTGAATTACTTGAAGAATATGATGCAGTAATATTACTGCCTTTACGAGATCCTGAAATACAAGCAGCTAAAAGCATAAAagattttttgctgattttggaTGAGGAACTGAGGGATCAAGTGTACAAAGAAATTGCTAAACATAATGGAGACAAGATTTGCTTCATACTTGAGGGATATGATGAACTACCTGATGATTTACAGAGAGCACCTGTTTTTGCCAAGTTGATGGATAAGCTACCAAAGTGTACCATAATGTACACATCCCGACCTGAAGCTTGTGACAGAATACGACAGCTTGCTACCCGGAGGATAGAGATAGATGGGTTTAAAGAAGAACAAGTGTATGACTACATATCAAGTGCATTTGAGAATGAAGAAAATGGAAAAGAGAAGGCATCAAAGTTGACATCACAAGTGAAAAGTAATCCATCCATCAGAAGCATATTGTATGTACCAATAAATGTTGCGATAGTCTGTCACCTTTTCTTGCTAAACTTATCATTACCTAACACTTTGACACAGTTATACACTTTACTATGTTTAAATCTGATCCTTCGCCACATCACCAAACAAAGTGATAATGAAGTTGATTGCTTGGAATCATTACAAGACTTACCAACACCATATAGTGAACAGTTCTACCAATTGTGTCTGCTATCATACAGAGGTAGTGAAAATGACAAAATTGTGTTTTCTAGTCGTGAGCTAAATAATTATGGCATAGACGTTAGTAAGATGAGTGGCTTAGGATTACTACACATTGCTCCTAGTACATCAGTGTATGGTAGGGAGAAGAGTTGTAACTTTCTACACTTGACAGTACAGGAGTTTTGTGCAGCTTTTTATATTTCTGTGTTACCTCCCCAAGAACAGCGTCACATTTATCAATTTAATAACAGGTTTAGAATGATCTGGAAATTCTACGCTGGAATCACAACATTGAATAACAAGGAAATATTCCACTGTATGTTACCCTCCAAGTGGGTCAAGTCTAAATATAAAAAGAGAAGAATTGTGGAGTTGTTACATTGTTTGTATGAGGCTCAGAATGATGAACTAATCCAACTGTTAGGAGATCATCTTGATGGTAATATTGACCTATCATTTTGTAGACTAGACCAGATAAGTTGTAGTGCTTTAAGTTACCTGTTGGAACAATATAGAGGAGTACTGAAACTAGTTAATGTTGGTTGGTGTCACATTGGTGATGAAGGTTGTAGAATATTACTGACTGCATTAATGTCATGTAATGTTAACTCCTCACAACTTCACCTCAGGATGTATGGTAATGATATCACTGATGATTGTAGTTCTCTAATTGCTTCACTTTTATCATCAAAATATCCCATCATTAAACTTGATATTGGTGATAACAAGTTATCTGATCACATTAACATATTTCAGTCACTGAATGACAACAATATTATGACagaattatcattatcattacaTTCACTACTAGGGTACTCATCATTAACATTATTAGATATGAAGTCACTTGGTAAGATGCTATCCATTAACAAGACCCTCACTGTTCTGGATATCAGTTATAATGATATAGGATCTGATGGATGTCAGTATCTAGCTGATTGTAGAAACATTTCTCTTAGTGAACTAATAATGTCTCATTGTAAGTTAGGTGTTAGTGGAGCAGATAAAATTGGTGAAATGATTCACTATAACAGATCCATCAGTTCTGTTGACCTTAGTAGTAATGACATTGGTGACAATGGTGTGGAGAAGTTGGTAGGACAATTGAGAGGTAATACAACACTTAAACATCTTAACCTGAGGGTTAATGGTATTACTGTTATTGGTGCTAAACACCTTAAAGGATTATTAACTACTCGTTCATCTCTTAATAAAATTGAACTATCATATAATCCATTAGGGGACAATGGTGTTGACATTATCTTACAATCACTAACAATTATAATGGAATATGTTGGGTTATATGATACAGGAATGATATCATGTTGTTTGTCTCTACCAAAAGCTCTACACAATGTGAAGTCTATCAGTTTTACTGTACCAAGTGTATGTGATACAATTAGTGATAGTTTAGCTAACACTGTTATGTTGGAACATGTTGAGCTTTATCATGGAAGTGATGCAGCATACCACACAATGATCAGTGGTATTAGTAGAAACAGTAGTATTAACAAGCTGGAGTTTATTAGAGGTGTTCTCCATCGTCAAACTGTATTGAGTCTTGTACAAGTTCTAAAGGTCAACAAGACTATCACAACATTGACAATATTGTCTGTGAACATCTCTCCCAGTGACTGTGTATTACTAGCAGAAGTGTTGACCATCAACAACACTGTTAGAGAATTGAGGATTATGCCATCTTATAAGATGTTGGACCAATCAACAGTACTACAAATTGTGaaacaattacaacaaaatTATACACTAGAACTGTTAGTACTGAGGATAACAGATGAAGATAAAGTTGATGACCAGTTCATCAGAAATGTGGAGATATTAACTAAACAACACAATAATAACAGACAGAGCCATGGTGTGACTACTCCACTACAAGTAAAATTGTCAAG GTTGTGA
- the LOC136261012 gene encoding uncharacterized protein has translation MSHTSDLSYRSQFDSSPGPCTFDNSDSPEISFKLPRLAIANFCSVRNKQAGLELFLDNQDIHLLIGTESHLNDTIFDSEVFPRNYSVFRKDRSIHGGGVFILVEKSIPSSILEIDSTCEVIWVLLHLQHSHDIILGAFYAPPNSPSSVWDELSESLTQVRQKFPTTMIVLGGDFNCPGVDWSSGSLMDSYVTSTFRESLITLAHDFMLEQTVNLPTRGNNILDLCFTTHPDYIHQCITVSGFSDHETVIVELANLQVGHKNVQKKIYLYNRANWDIIKEKVSTVSDMYLTLNENSSRTVEQNWNFIHESILQIVKDHIPAKQISTSSRLLWMTSQLKRLIKRKQRCISELKDLNALLIGKHIKTCNPKYDLL, from the coding sequence ATGTCTCATACATCTGATTTAAGCTATAGAAGCCAATTTGATTCTTCTCCTGGCCCCTGTACTTTTGATAACTCTGATTCCCCTGAAATTAGTTTTAAACTACCACGGCTTGCCATTGCTAATTTTTGTAGTGTTAGAAacaaacaagctggattggaatTGTTTCTAGATAATCAAGATATTCACTTATTAATAGGAACTGAATCGCACTTAAACGatacaatttttgattcagaagtttTCCCCAGAAACTATTCTGTATTCAGGAAGGATAGAAGTATTCATGGAGGAGGAGTATTTATCCTAGTTGAGAAATCCATACCATCATCAATTCTAGAGATAGActcaacttgtgaagttatctGGGTCCTTTTACATCTCCAACATTCTCATGACATCATCCTGGGAGCTTTCTATGCTCCTCCAAATTCTCCATCATCTGTATGGGATGAGCTCTCTGAAAGCTTAACACAAGTAAGGCAAAAATTTCCAACCACAATGATTGTATTGGGAGGTGACTTTAATTGCCCTGGGGTGGATTGGTCGTCTGGTTCACTTATGGATTCTTACGTAACATCAACTTTCCGAGAATCCTTGATAACACTAGCTCATGATTTTATGTTGGAACAAACTGTTAATTTGCCAACCAGAGGTAATAACATTTTAGATTTGTGCTTTACCACCCACCCTGACTATATCCATCAGTGTATAACAGTATCAGGCTTCAGTGACCATGAGACAGTTATTGTAGAACTGGCCAATCTTCAGGTTGGCCACAAGAACGTTCAGAAGAAAATATACCTTTATAATAGAGCAAACTGGGATATAATTAAGGAAAAGGTCTCTACAGTTTCAGACATGTATTTAACTTTGAATGAAAATAGCTCTAGAACTGTGGAACAAAATTGGAACTTTATTCATGAAAGTATTCTACAAATCGTTAAAGACCATATTCCAGCTAAGCAAATATCTACATCAAGTCGCTTACTATGGATGACCTCTCAACTGAAAAGGCTGATTAAAAGAAAACAACGTTGTATAAGTGAGCTAAAAGATTTAAACGCCCTTCTGATTGGAAAGCATATAAAGACATGCAATCCCAAGTACGATCTGCTTTAA
- the LOC136260550 gene encoding pseudouridylate synthase 7 homolog: MASPESPPPTKKRKLSSDDSLHSYRSEEDVGITEHANNHPGFFGIVKARYSDFIVHEISRDNKVVHLTDLSSLPAEPVQSPSDDLLSHQQHSELSALLDGTVDKIMIDVDDCDKEHRTQIHKAIRHFYPKLSSTTTTGSDGGHKCIEVTKTGGGNRSYRSSWPQDRGDYCQFVLYKENIDTVDAVGVLARKLRVKPKSIQYGGSKDKRGITSQLVTCYRVDAKRLQQVNSVLSNIKVGNFEYVKDGFYLGSLTGNSFTIALRNATAEDNIVDEAVQTLQRSGFINYFGMQRFGTAATPTHAIGKCILLEDWLGAIEKILQPRSGDSEAMVSIKQEWWQSRDPVAALAKAPCDKSSASSLLQGLVKHGPWKDYVNALQFIPRGQRLMYVHSYQSLIWNKVASRRVKQFGLEPIVGDLVINSDNEAQCVTTDNISSYTIDDIVLPLPGYSVTYPNNEVGQWYSELLAEDELTSEKLQCRVKDYSLSGNYRPLIIKPNDITWSSIYYDDTKTQLLESDKDKLDDVSMSHPACGTYKAVIVNFSLPAGCYATMLLREVLKKDTSWTAQNKYMLELDIPELASLPTSPHQSN; encoded by the exons ATGGCGTCTCCTGAGTCTCCTCCACCCACGAAGAAGCGGAAATTATCATCAGATGATTCTCTACACAGCTATCGTAGCGAGGAAGATGTTGGTATAACGGAACACGCTAACAACCACCCTGGGTTTTTTGGTATAGTGAAGGCTAG GTATTCAGATTTTATAGTACATGAAATATCACGTGACAATAAAGTAGTACACCTCACTGACCTATCCAGCCTACCAGCTGAACCAGTCCAG TCTCCAAGTGATGATCTGTTATCACATCAACAACATTCTGAACTGTCTGCATTACTAGATGGTACTGTTGACAAGATCATG ATTGATGTTGATGATTGTGATAAGGAGCACAGGACACAAATCCACAAGGCTATCCGTCACTTCTACCCCAAGCTATCCAGCACAACTACTACTGGTTCTGATGGTGGTCACAAATGTATTGAAGTGACTAAGACTGGTGGGGGGAACAGAAGCTACCGTAGCAGCTGGCCACAAGACAGAGGGGACTATTGTCAGTTTGTCCTCTACAAAGAGAACATTGACACTGTGGATGCTGTAGGTGTACTGGCTAGAAAACTGAG GGTTAAGCCGAAGTCAATACAATATGGAGGTAGTAAGGACAAGAGAGGTATTACTAGCCAACTAGTCACTTGTTACAG GGTAGATGCTAAGAGACTACAACAAGTCAACTCAGTATTGAGTAATATTAAAGTTGGAAACTTTGA GTATGTTAAGGATGGCTTCTATTTGGGAAGTTTGACTGGTAACTCGTTTACCATTGCTCTAAG aaATGCCACAGCTGAGGATAACATAGTTGATGAGGCAGTCCAGACTCTCCAACGGTCAGGATTTATCAACTACTTTGGTATGCAACGTTTTGGTACTGCAGCAACCCCAACTCACGCTATTGGCAA ATGTATCCTATTGGAGGATTGGCTGGGTGCTATAGAGAAGATATTGCAACCAAGAAGTGGAG ACAGTGAGGCAATGGTCAGTATTAAACAAGAATGGTGGCAGTCACGAGATCCTGTGGCTGCACTAGCAAAGGCTCCTTGTGACAAGTCATCGGCTTCTTCACTGTTACAAGGATTAGTGAAACATGGTCCATGGAAGGATTATGTTAATGCTTTACAATTT ATCCCACGTGGTCAACGACTAATGTATGTGCACAGTTATCAGAGCCTTATATGGAATAAAGTAGCATCTAGAAGAGTGAAGCAGTTTGGACTGGAGCCAATAGTAGGAGATCTGGTGATCAATAGTG ATAATGAGGCACAGTGTGTCACAACAGATAACATCAGTAGTTACACAATAGACGACATAGTCCTGCCTCTACCCGGCTACTCAGTGACATACCCTAACAATGAAG TTGGCCAGTGGTACAGTGAGTTGTTAGCAGAAGATGAGTTGACTAGTGAAAAACTACAATGTCGCGTGAAGGATTATTCTTTATCAGGGAATTATCGACCACTGATCATTAAACCTAATGATATAACATG GTCATCCATTTATTATGATGACACAAAGACACAATTACTTGAGAGTGATAAAGATAAGTTAGATGATGTATCCATGTCACATCCAGCTTGTG GTACTTACAAAGCTGTGATAGTGAACTTCTCACTACCAGCTGGTTGCTATGCCACCATGTTGTTAAGGGAAGTGTTAAAGAAGGATACTTCATGGACTGCACAAAATAAATATATGCTTGAACTTGATATACCTGAACTAGCTAGTCTACCAACATCACCTCATCAAAGTAATTGA
- the LOC136260549 gene encoding thioredoxin reductase 1, cytoplasmic-like, producing MAELRKKVLDLIQSTHVLVYSKTTCPFCDRVKLLFKKMLVDATYIELDKTDNGAAVQEALADITKLNTVPNVFVNGDHVGGCDSTLAAFSSGKLSRMILAGQKRLDPTITDHKYDYDVIVIGGGSGGLACSKELGKLGARVCCLDYVKPTPQGTTWGLGGTCVNVGCIPKKLMHQGALLGHGLDDSKKFGWLMPDAVKHDWSTMVSAIQNHIGSLNWGYRVALRDKEVKYSNSYGEFIDSHTVKCVNRRGKEEVMTAARFVIATGGRPRYPDLPGYKEYCISSDDLFSLPHPPGKTLVIGASYVALECAGFLAAFGFDTSCMVRSIFLRGFDQQMAEKAGAYMAEHGVKFFKKVIPTKVELVEEGPPRKLRVEYKNTSTNEVGSEEFNTVLIAVGRDPCTSGIGLDKAGVIVDEKTGKIPTVYEQTNVPHIYAIGDVLKGKEELTPVAIQAGKLLARRLYGTGKLECDYINVPTTVFTPLEYGSIGLPEEDAIAIFGENNIEVYHTYFKPLEWTVAAREDNTCYGKLVCNKLDNERVLGFHVLGPNAGEITQGYVVGMKLGATKADFDASIGIHPTCSETFTTMELTKASGADAKQTGC from the exons ATGGCGGAATTAAGGAAGAAAGTGTTAGACCTCATCCAGTCTACTCACGTACTGGTCTACAGCAAAACTACTTGTCCCTTTTGTGATCGA GTAAAGCTGCTGTTCAAAAAGATGCTAGTAGACGCGACATACATTGAGCTAGACAAAACTG ACAATGGTGCCGCGGTACAAGAGGCACTAGCAGATATTACTAAGTTGAACACCGTACCTAATGTGTTTGTAAACGGTGATCACGTGGGTGGGTGTGACAGCACTCTAGCTGCCTTCTCCAGTGGCAAGCTAAGTAGAATGATTTTGGCGGGACAGAAGAGGCTGGATCCCACCATCACTGATCACAAGTATGACTATGATGTGATAGTTATTGGGGGAGGATCAGGCGGGCTGGCTTGCTCTAAG GAGCTTGGAAAGTTGGGTGCTAGAGTTTGTTGCTTGGATTATGTGAAGCCAACTCCACAGGGTACTACGTGGG GCTTGGGTGGCACATGTGTCAATGTTGGCTGCATTCCTAAGAAGCTGATGCATCAAGGAGCTCTGTTGG GCCATGGACTGGATGACTCCAAGAAATTTGGATGGTTGATGCCTGATGCTG TTAAACATGACTGGTCCACAATGGTGTCAGCTATTCAG AATCACATTGGTTCCCTCAACTGGGGCTATAGGGTAGCATTACGTGACAAGGAAGTAAAGTATAGCAATTCATATGGGGAATTCATTGATTCACACACTGTAAAG TGTGTCAATCGTCGTGGCAAAGAAGAAGTTATGACAGCAGCACGTTTTGTCATAGCAACAG GTGGTCGACCCAGGTATCCTGATCTTCCAGGCTACAAGGAATATTGTATTAGTAGTGATGACCTCTTCTCACTGCCTCATCCTCCTGGGAAGACCCTTGTCATTGGAGCATCATATGTTGCTTTGGAATGTGCAGGATTTTTAGCAGCATTTGGATTTGACACCAGCTGTATGGTACGATCCATCTTCTTGAGAGGATTTGATCAG CAAATGGCTGAAAAGGCAGGTGCGTATATGGCTGAACATGGTGTAAAGTTCTTTAAGAAAGTAATCCCAACTAAG GTGGAACTTGTTGAAGAAGGACCTCCTCGTAAGCTGCGGGTTGAGTATAAAAACACAAGCACAAATGAAGTTGGCTCTGAGGAGTTCAACACAGTGTTAATAGCAGTGGGTAGGGACCCATGTACTTCAGGTATTGGACTGGACAAGGCTGGAGTAATAGTGGATGAAAA GACTGGAAAGATTCCTACCGTGTATGAGCAGACCAATGTACCACATATTTATGCCATTGGAGATGTACTAAAAGGCAAGGAAGAGCTTACACCAGTTGCTATTCAAGCTGGTAAGCTATTAGCTAGAAGGCTATATGGCACTGGAAAACTAGAA TGTGACTATATCAATGTCCCAACTACTGTGTTCACACCTCTGGAGTATGGTTCTATTGGCTTGCCTGAAGAGGATGCCATTGCCATATTTGGAGAGAACAACATTGAA GTCTACCACACTTACTTCAAGCCACTGGAGTGGACTGTGGCTGCGAGAGAAGACAATACTTGTTATGGTAAACTAGTCTGCAACAAACTAGATAAT GAGAGAGTCCTGGGTTTTCATGTACTAGGGCCCAATGCTGGTGAGATTACACAGGGATACGTAGTAGGAATGAAGCTTGGAGCTACCAAAGCTGACTTTGATGCAAGCATTGGCATACACCCCACCTGCTCGGAGACATTTACCACAATGGAACTTACTAAAGCATCAGGTGCTGATGCCAAGCAGACTGGTTGCTGA